Proteins co-encoded in one Nicotiana sylvestris chromosome 7, ASM39365v2, whole genome shotgun sequence genomic window:
- the LOC104242894 gene encoding transcription factor MYB41-like yields MGRSPCCDKNGLKKGPWTTEEDHKLIQYIQIHGPGNWRTLPKNAGLQRCGKSCRLRWTNYLRPDIKRGRFSFEEEETIIQLHSVLGNKWSAIAARLPGRTDNEIKNYWNTHIRKRLLRSGIDPVTHSPRLDLLDLSSLVNSTQFNLSSLLGLQALINPEIFRIATTLLASQNESPELLLQKLQENQLLNTQLQNPEGSELLLQKLQENQLLNAPTQNQLQNFQLNNQFQNQIPEIPTFSTPSNVTCPSSQPMQLGHVESYLMNDQMLPPQHYGYCASDASDNSTFQSLNNSSNQNISLDSVLSTPLSSIEDEKESYCSNLMKFEIPASLNFDDFM; encoded by the exons atgggAAGATCACCATGTTGTGATAAAAATGGACTAAAGAAAGGTccatggacaacagaagaagatcatAAACTTATCCAATATATTCAAATTCATGGTCCTGGAAACTGGCGAACCCTCCCTAAGAATGCtg GACTTCAAAGGTGTGGAAAGAGTTGTCGTCTTCGTTGGACGAATTATTTGAGGCCTGATATTAAGAGAGGACGATTctcatttgaagaagaagaaactatTATCCAACTTCACAGCGTTCTTGGCAACAA GTGGTCAGCTATAGCAGCTCGTTTGCCAGGAAGAACAGACAATGAAATCAAGAATTATTGGAATACTCACATAAGAAAAAGGCTTTTAAGGAGTGGTATTGATCCAGTGACTCATAGTCCTCGTCTTGATTTATTAGACTTATCATCCCTTGTAAATTCAACTCAGTTTAACCTTTCGAGTTTACTTGGGCTACAAGCACTTATAAATCCTGAAATCTTCAGAATTGCAACTACTCTTTTGGCATCACAAAATGAAAGCCCTGAATTGTTACTACAGAAACTTCAAGAAAATCAATTGTTGAACACTCAACTTCAAAATCCTGAAGGGTCTGAATTATTGCTACAAAAACTTCAAGAAAATCAATTATTGAATGCCCCAACGCAAAATCAGCTTCAAAATTTCCAACTTAATAATCAATTCCAAAATCAGATTCCAGAAATACCAACTTTCAGTACCCCATCAAATGTTACTTGTCCATCTTCACAGCCCATGCAATTAGGACACGTGGAATCCTATTTGATGAATGACCAAATGCTACCTCCGCAACATTATGGTTATTGTGCTTCTGATGCTTCTGATAATTCCACTTTCCAATCACTGAACAACAGCAGCAATCAGAATATCAGCTTAGATTCAGTGTTGTCAACGCCTTTGTCTAGCATAGAAGATGAGAAAGAGAGCTACTGCAGTAATTTAATGAAATTCGAAATCCCAGCGAGTTTAAATTTTGATGATTTTATGTAA